In one window of Cellulophaga sp. HaHa_2_95 DNA:
- a CDS encoding aminodeoxychorismate/anthranilate synthase component II: MKKILVIDNYDSFTYNLVHYLEDLDCEVVVKRNDQLSLEEVDAFEYIVLSPGPGIPEEAGLLKDIIRTYAPTKKIFGVCLGQQAIAEVFGGSLINLEQVYHGIATPISITQEDTIFKDLPTEIKVGRYHSWVVNPKELPNSLIATSFDVNGQIMSLRHTTYDVSAVQFHPESVLTPDGKKILQNWLLS; encoded by the coding sequence ATGAAGAAAATTTTAGTTATAGATAATTACGATAGCTTCACCTATAATCTAGTTCATTACTTAGAAGACCTAGATTGCGAAGTGGTTGTAAAAAGAAACGATCAACTTTCTTTAGAAGAGGTTGATGCTTTTGAATACATTGTTCTTTCCCCAGGACCAGGGATCCCAGAAGAGGCAGGTTTATTAAAAGATATTATTAGAACCTACGCCCCTACAAAGAAAATTTTTGGTGTTTGCTTAGGGCAACAAGCGATTGCCGAAGTCTTCGGTGGCTCATTAATTAACCTTGAGCAGGTTTATCATGGTATTGCTACGCCTATTTCTATCACGCAAGAAGATACTATTTTTAAAGATTTACCGACAGAAATAAAAGTGGGTCGCTACCATTCTTGGGTCGTAAACCCTAAAGAATTACCCAACTCTTTGATCGCTACATCTTTTGATGTAAACGGACAAATAATGTCATTGCGCCATACCACATATGATGTATCCGCAGTACAATTTCATCCAGAGTCTGTATTGACTCCCGACGGGAAAAAGATATTACAGAATTGGTTACTATCTTAG